Within the Pseudomonas guangdongensis genome, the region TGGAGCAGGCCCTGCTGTGGCGCAGCCGCGGCTATCTGGCCTGGACCGAGGGCAACCGCCGCGGCGCCATCGAGGCGCTGGAGCAGGCGCTGGCCAGCGGCAAGCTGGAACCGGCGCAGGCCGGACAGGAGCGCGACAACCTGGCCCGGCTCAACTACGCCGAAGGCCGCCACGCCAAGGTGGTCGAGCTGCTTGCGGCGCGCGCCGCCGGCCTCGACGACGACGGCCTGCAGATGCTGATCCAGTCCTACCAGGCCCTCAAGCAGCCGGCCAAGGCGTTGCCGCTGGCCGAGCGCTACCTGGCCCGCCAGCCGCAGGCCGGCGACGTCTGGCTGCAGTTCATGGTCGCCGCCAATGCCCAGCTCAAGCGCGACGCCGAGGCCGAACGCTGGCAGCGCCGCCTGCTGGCGCGGCATCCCGACGATCTGCAGGCCTGGCAGCAGCTGGCCGCCCTGCAGCAGCGCGCCGGCGCCCCGGACAAGGCGCTGGCCACCCTGCGCACCGCGCAGCGCCGCGGCCTGCGCTTCGCCGCGGCCGAGCTGGACAACCTGACCCTGCTGGCCGGCGCCGCCGGCCAGCCCTGGCAGGGCGCCCGGCTGCTCGCCGGGCTGCTCGACAGCGGCCTGCTGAACCGCACCGCCGAGCGCGAGGAGCGTCTGGCGCTGTTCTGGTGGCAGGCCCGCGAGCGCGCCCAGGCCGCCGCCGCCTACCGCCAGCTGGCCGAACGCAGCGGCGCCGGCCGGCACTGGCTGCGCGTCGCGCAACTGGAGCTGGAGCGCGAGCGCTGGCAGGCCGCGCTGGAAGCCCTCAACCACGCCGAACGCGGCGGCGCCGACCGCCGCCAGGTGCGCCAGTGGCGCGGCTGGGCGCAGCAGCAGCTGGAAGGCGCGGCGCTGCTCAGCAGTCGCTGAACGCGCGCCACCCCCAGCACTCGGGCCGCAGCGGCCTTGGCGTTGGCGGCGACGGAGCCAGGGCGGCCGCGCCCGGGAGCCCCGCCGGCCGGCCGCCTGTCCGCCGCGCGCCCTCGGGTGGCGCTGTCGCCTGCCCGGGCCGCACGCTCAGAACTCGTAGGGCACGATCTTTTCGGCACGCATCCGGTAGCCGGCCTCGGCCAGCGCGGTGGCGCTGTGCTCGACGCGCAGTTCGCCCTCGATCCAGAACGGCTGCCACAGCGCGTCGATGGCCACGCCCTCGGCGCTCTCGACGTGGACGATCTGGTTGGAGGGCGGCGGCGGCACATGGATGCAGGCGCCGTAGTAGGGCACCAGCAGGAACTCGCGGACCTGCCCGGCGCGATTCAGGCCGAGCGGCACCACATAGCCCGGCAGGCGCACCGCCTGCCCGTGCAGCGCCTCCACCACCGGCTCCGCTGGCGCCTGC harbors:
- a CDS encoding DUF3299 domain-containing protein, yielding MPARLLLSVALLPLVLLASPAPAAEPRTLSWEELVPEGAPPPPPPVALHDLAQLADVLAAESGPPATQQAPAEPVVEALHGQAVRLPGYVVPLGLNRAGQVREFLLVPYYGACIHVPPPPSNQIVHVESAEGVAIDALWQPFWIEGELRVEHSATALAEAGYRMRAEKIVPYEF
- a CDS encoding tetratricopeptide repeat protein: MRRLLFVALLTLSAPLWAAQTLEPGVLRALGEAQQAQQRGDLQAARRALDGVKAAPGSLEQALLWRSRGYLAWTEGNRRGAIEALEQALASGKLEPAQAGQERDNLARLNYAEGRHAKVVELLAARAAGLDDDGLQMLIQSYQALKQPAKALPLAERYLARQPQAGDVWLQFMVAANAQLKRDAEAERWQRRLLARHPDDLQAWQQLAALQQRAGAPDKALATLRTAQRRGLRFAAAELDNLTLLAGAAGQPWQGARLLAGLLDSGLLNRTAEREERLALFWWQARERAQAAAAYRQLAERSGAGRHWLRVAQLELERERWQAALEALNHAERGGADRRQVRQWRGWAQQQLEGAALLSSR